Proteins from a genomic interval of Ramlibacter algicola:
- a CDS encoding PilZ domain-containing protein, with the protein MATERRLTPREAIQLPVVLADGTPAQTRDVSRGGLYLIVPAGTPFDDWVRLEFAVPPVGLKFTAAGEVVRVERAIDPDTDGVALRLHHARLSELD; encoded by the coding sequence ATGGCCACAGAGCGCCGACTCACCCCCCGCGAGGCGATCCAGCTGCCGGTCGTCCTGGCCGATGGCACGCCCGCGCAGACCCGTGACGTGAGCCGGGGCGGCCTGTACCTCATCGTGCCGGCAGGCACCCCGTTCGATGACTGGGTGCGGCTCGAATTCGCCGTGCCGCCCGTCGGCCTGAAGTTCACCGCCGCCGGCGAGGTGGTACGCGTCGAGCGCGCCATCGACCCGGACACCGACGGCGTCGCGCTGCGCCTCCACCACGCCCGCCTGTCCGAACTGGACTGA
- a CDS encoding A24 family peptidase, translating into MDELRAFLDLLAMLVLDPRTGLLIALLVAAAVIDVRTMRIPNWLTVSGMVCGLLVSASIAPRITQGVGDSVVGALVGLVLLLPLWLVRVLGAGDVKLMAAVGAFLGPLPTLHALAYVAMAGGVAALLVAAWQGSLGRLLQNVYFIVGVLRTPAGTVRQPLASPAASVGKLPYGLCICIGTSAFLLARQFGLT; encoded by the coding sequence ATGGACGAACTCCGAGCTTTCCTGGACTTGCTGGCGATGCTGGTGCTGGACCCGCGCACGGGGTTGCTGATTGCGCTTCTCGTGGCGGCGGCGGTGATCGACGTGCGCACGATGCGGATCCCGAACTGGTTGACGGTCAGCGGGATGGTCTGCGGGTTGCTGGTGAGCGCGAGCATCGCGCCGCGAATCACGCAAGGGGTGGGCGATTCGGTCGTCGGCGCGCTTGTCGGCCTGGTGCTCCTGCTGCCGCTCTGGTTGGTTCGCGTGCTGGGCGCTGGCGACGTCAAGTTGATGGCCGCTGTCGGCGCGTTCCTGGGTCCGCTGCCGACGCTGCATGCGCTCGCCTATGTCGCGATGGCGGGCGGCGTTGCCGCATTGCTGGTCGCGGCCTGGCAAGGCTCGCTCGGGCGGCTCCTGCAGAACGTGTACTTCATCGTCGGCGTGCTTCGGACGCCGGCCGGCACCGTGCGCCAGCCCCTGGCATCGCCGGCCGCCTCCGTGGGCAAGCTGCCCTACGGGCTGTGCATCTGCATCGGCACCTCCGCCTTCCTGCTCGCCCGCCAGTTCGGCCTGACCTGA
- the cpaB gene encoding Flp pilus assembly protein CpaB, protein MRNAKALVLLVLAVLFGLGAALYAARWVAQRGNLSSKVAVAAVDIELGSRINSQMVNLVDWPSGSMPPGAFSDLKALEDRVVKVGVLRGDAIVERKLAPVGTKGGLSAVIAEGKRAMTVRVNDVVGVAGFALPGNYVDVMVNMQQEHASNRQDSISRLVLEKVLVLAVAQEASRDDLKPKVVNAVTLELSPADAEKLDLARSVGTLSLVLRNQLDGAKLATAGVTRAQLLGMKEVVAKAPPAPAPRPRPAPAPAPRDCVEVIRNAASATQCF, encoded by the coding sequence ATGCGAAATGCCAAAGCCCTCGTCCTGCTGGTCCTGGCCGTCCTGTTCGGGCTGGGCGCCGCGCTCTACGCCGCGCGCTGGGTCGCGCAGCGCGGGAACCTCTCGTCCAAGGTCGCGGTCGCCGCGGTCGACATCGAGCTGGGCAGCCGGATCAACTCGCAGATGGTCAACCTGGTCGACTGGCCGAGCGGCTCGATGCCGCCCGGCGCGTTCAGCGACCTGAAGGCGCTCGAGGACCGCGTCGTCAAGGTTGGCGTGCTCCGCGGTGACGCGATCGTCGAACGCAAGTTGGCGCCGGTCGGCACGAAGGGCGGGCTCTCGGCCGTCATCGCGGAGGGGAAGCGGGCCATGACGGTGCGGGTCAATGACGTGGTGGGCGTCGCCGGCTTCGCGCTGCCGGGCAACTACGTCGACGTGATGGTCAACATGCAGCAGGAGCACGCCAGCAACCGGCAGGACTCGATCAGCCGGCTGGTCCTGGAGAAGGTGCTGGTCCTCGCCGTCGCGCAAGAGGCGAGCCGCGACGACCTGAAGCCCAAGGTCGTGAATGCCGTCACGCTCGAGCTGAGCCCGGCTGATGCGGAGAAGCTGGACCTGGCGCGCAGCGTCGGCACGCTGTCGCTCGTCCTGCGCAACCAGCTCGATGGCGCGAAGCTGGCCACCGCCGGTGTCACGCGCGCGCAGCTCCTCGGCATGAAGGAAGTCGTCGCCAAGGCGCCGCCCGCCCCGGCCCCGCGTCCGCGGCCGGCGCCGGCGCCGGCGCCACGCGATTGCGTCGAGGTGATCCGCAACGCGGCGAGCGCCACGCAGTGCTTCTAG
- a CDS encoding type II and III secretion system protein family protein produces MRYAPPALLAATLAAGFAPAQAEAPTDGGRQPPFIRRATAGPVLEPERPKAADVVLVAAGPAQVEAAAPPAAPDVAQSRQGAQQEKLRPVVVAQADTAERPAARAAPARAARTNAGAGDARVRPCTNVVVDPPMSLMLGKSQVVRLPFPVARLIVGGTAGSRAGRPDGAPTRPGTAGPGAPAPGAPAPGAPAQGSQTGGGSDGVAESDVTLLSPTELFFLGRRTGSMNVILQANDGRCIVKDLVVTIDPGTLQAKLSELMPEESGVKVRGADNAIVLTGAVSDAIKLEHVLSLAGAYGDGKKVVNMMRVTAPQQVMLEVKIAEVSKTLLSRFGLDFTRAVRSQDGSISLLSGIIGGAPGLAARFGGALAATAIGGTATAGAANSAGSATATAGGIAIDSDGLISFKPSTISKNASVTGFDAVKNDGIVRVLAEPNIMAISGQPASFLSGGRIFIPVAQSTGANGAPVITLEEKNFGVSLRFTPTVLDGRINLKVVSEVSELSQTGSPFTTVGGVTSVLPSLTARQVDTTVQLADGQSFAVAGLIKNNMTAALDKFPGLGEAPVVGALFRSTEFQTDQTELMFVVTPHLVKPLTAPVALPTDNHVAPTYGDAVWNGSGEGKAPAPAPQPVAPQPPAAAPAPTRP; encoded by the coding sequence ATGCGCTACGCACCTCCGGCCTTGCTGGCCGCAACGCTCGCCGCCGGCTTCGCTCCGGCCCAGGCCGAGGCCCCCACGGACGGTGGTCGGCAGCCCCCGTTCATCCGCCGCGCGACGGCTGGGCCGGTACTGGAACCGGAGCGACCCAAGGCGGCGGACGTCGTGCTGGTGGCCGCGGGTCCTGCCCAGGTGGAAGCAGCCGCACCGCCGGCGGCTCCGGACGTCGCGCAGTCCAGGCAGGGTGCGCAGCAAGAAAAACTCCGGCCGGTGGTGGTGGCCCAGGCAGACACCGCCGAGCGTCCCGCCGCGCGCGCGGCGCCCGCCCGCGCCGCGCGGACCAATGCAGGCGCGGGTGACGCGAGGGTGCGCCCCTGCACCAACGTCGTCGTGGACCCACCGATGTCGCTGATGCTGGGCAAGTCGCAAGTGGTGCGCCTTCCCTTCCCGGTGGCGCGGCTGATCGTCGGCGGCACCGCGGGCAGCCGTGCAGGTCGGCCTGATGGCGCGCCCACCCGGCCGGGCACCGCGGGCCCTGGCGCGCCGGCACCCGGCGCACCGGCCCCCGGCGCACCGGCGCAAGGCTCGCAGACGGGTGGCGGATCCGACGGCGTCGCCGAATCGGACGTCACGCTCCTCAGCCCCACCGAGTTGTTCTTCCTCGGCCGCCGCACCGGCTCGATGAACGTGATCCTCCAGGCCAACGACGGCCGCTGCATCGTGAAGGACCTGGTCGTCACGATCGACCCCGGCACGCTGCAGGCGAAGTTGTCCGAGCTGATGCCAGAGGAGTCGGGCGTGAAAGTCCGCGGCGCCGACAACGCGATCGTGCTGACCGGAGCCGTGAGCGACGCCATCAAGCTTGAGCACGTGCTGAGCCTCGCGGGCGCCTACGGCGACGGCAAGAAGGTCGTGAACATGATGCGCGTCACGGCGCCGCAGCAGGTGATGCTCGAGGTGAAGATCGCCGAAGTCAGCAAGACCCTGCTGAGCCGTTTCGGGCTCGATTTCACGCGGGCCGTGCGTTCGCAGGACGGCAGCATCAGCCTGCTGTCCGGGATCATCGGCGGGGCCCCGGGCCTCGCAGCCCGTTTCGGCGGGGCCTTGGCCGCGACCGCGATCGGCGGCACGGCGACCGCTGGCGCGGCCAACTCGGCGGGATCGGCAACCGCGACGGCGGGTGGCATCGCCATCGACTCGGACGGCCTCATCTCCTTCAAGCCCTCCACGATCAGCAAGAACGCCTCCGTCACCGGGTTCGACGCGGTCAAGAACGACGGGATCGTGCGCGTGCTGGCGGAGCCGAACATCATGGCCATCAGCGGGCAGCCGGCCAGCTTCCTCTCCGGCGGCCGCATCTTCATCCCCGTCGCGCAGTCGACGGGCGCGAACGGCGCGCCCGTGATCACGCTGGAGGAGAAGAACTTCGGGGTGAGCCTGCGCTTCACGCCGACCGTGCTGGACGGCCGCATCAACCTGAAGGTCGTCTCCGAGGTGTCCGAGCTGTCCCAGACCGGCAGCCCGTTCACGACGGTGGGCGGAGTGACTTCCGTGCTGCCCAGCCTCACCGCACGGCAGGTCGACACCACCGTGCAGCTCGCCGACGGCCAGAGCTTCGCGGTCGCGGGCCTGATCAAGAACAACATGACCGCGGCACTGGACAAATTCCCCGGTCTGGGCGAAGCGCCGGTCGTGGGCGCGCTGTTCCGCTCGACGGAGTTCCAGACCGACCAGACCGAGCTGATGTTCGTCGTCACGCCGCACCTGGTGAAGCCGCTGACCGCGCCGGTCGCCCTGCCGACCGACAACCACGTGGCGCCGACCTACGGCGACGCGGTCTGGAATGGCTCCGGCGAAGGCAAGGCCCCGGCGCCCGCGCCGCAACCCGTCGCCCCGCAGCCGCCCGCAGCCGCGCCCGCGCCCACCCGTCCTTGA
- a CDS encoding Flp family type IVb pilin, protein MDKLIQTVQAFGKDEEGAQVIEYALIIAVVSITLVVALRDLTGSNFADFITRVGTCLTNGSACA, encoded by the coding sequence ATGGACAAGCTCATTCAAACCGTGCAGGCCTTCGGCAAGGACGAAGAAGGCGCCCAGGTCATCGAGTACGCGCTGATCATCGCGGTCGTCTCGATCACACTGGTTGTCGCACTGCGCGACCTGACCGGCAGCAACTTCGCCGACTTCATCACCCGGGTCGGCACCTGCCTCACGAACGGCTCGGCCTGCGCGTAA
- a CDS encoding pilus assembly protein TadG-related protein, which translates to MHRKARRHQQRGATIITMALMLLFLLGFMGFALDFGRLFIVKTELQTALDSCALSAAQELDLQPNAVNRARSAGITAANLNSVNLQSPTWDGKGKVTDAEITFYNTSFTLTTSDAAATYAECSHVQPDVRLWLLRAMAAFSGDFATFPATHDVGARAIAKRGSSQTACPIPVAVKAGAGSPPLYGFVPGQWVIVWGTRNPGSGEFGWYNLDGSTNARATKDQLEGGVCNTRIGDQLGTPGAKTGVDTVWNYRFGIYKNNVDHQLHRPDYSGYSYRPRNASPAGNWTNATPITLADGSTTVYCCAWNGTPNPAASHASAQNFATKRSVNASYDDIGTDIRHGSTIVYNTQNQLNSFQVVATPGANGEYARYGSSDRRIATVPVLDDANRVRDYLCILLLHPMSGPNDDVRLEIIGSAGSPSSPCTTAGLPGGAAGPLVPVLVR; encoded by the coding sequence ATGCACCGCAAAGCCCGTCGCCACCAGCAACGCGGGGCCACCATCATCACGATGGCCCTGATGCTGCTGTTCCTGCTTGGCTTCATGGGATTCGCCCTCGACTTCGGGCGGCTGTTCATCGTCAAGACGGAACTGCAGACGGCCCTCGACAGCTGCGCCCTGTCGGCGGCGCAGGAACTGGACCTGCAGCCCAATGCCGTCAACCGCGCACGCAGCGCAGGCATCACGGCCGCCAACCTGAACTCGGTGAACCTGCAGTCGCCCACGTGGGACGGCAAAGGCAAGGTCACGGACGCCGAGATCACGTTCTACAACACCTCGTTCACGCTGACGACGAGCGACGCGGCCGCGACGTATGCGGAGTGCTCCCACGTGCAGCCGGACGTGCGCCTGTGGCTCCTTCGCGCGATGGCCGCGTTCTCCGGCGACTTCGCCACGTTCCCGGCCACGCACGACGTCGGCGCTCGGGCGATCGCGAAACGCGGAAGTTCGCAGACCGCCTGCCCGATCCCCGTGGCCGTAAAGGCCGGCGCGGGCTCGCCACCGCTGTACGGCTTCGTGCCGGGCCAGTGGGTGATCGTCTGGGGCACCCGCAACCCCGGCAGCGGCGAGTTCGGCTGGTACAACCTGGACGGCAGCACCAATGCGCGCGCGACCAAGGACCAGCTCGAAGGCGGCGTGTGCAACACGCGCATCGGCGACCAGCTGGGCACGCCGGGCGCGAAGACCGGCGTCGACACGGTCTGGAACTACCGGTTCGGCATCTACAAGAACAACGTCGACCACCAGCTGCATCGCCCGGACTACTCCGGCTATTCCTACAGGCCGCGCAACGCGTCACCGGCCGGCAACTGGACCAACGCGACGCCCATCACGCTGGCGGACGGCAGCACGACCGTCTACTGTTGCGCCTGGAACGGGACGCCGAATCCCGCGGCCTCGCATGCCTCCGCGCAGAACTTCGCCACCAAGCGAAGCGTCAACGCCTCGTACGACGACATCGGCACCGACATCCGGCACGGCAGCACGATCGTCTACAACACGCAGAACCAGCTGAACAGCTTCCAGGTGGTGGCGACGCCGGGCGCGAACGGCGAGTACGCCCGCTACGGGTCCTCCGACCGCCGCATTGCGACGGTGCCCGTCCTCGACGACGCCAACAGGGTGAGGGACTACCTGTGCATCCTGCTGCTGCACCCCATGAGCGGGCCGAATGACGACGTGCGCCTGGAAATCATCGGGTCGGCCGGGAGCCCCTCCAGCCCCTGCACCACCGCGGGCCTGCCCGGCGGCGCCGCGGGGCCCCTCGTTCCCGTCCTCGTCCGCTAG
- a CDS encoding TadE/TadG family type IV pilus assembly protein, with protein sequence MRKNKQGGVALVEFALILPFLLVLTFTTTEFGRALYEYQAISKSVRVAARYLATQNVGTHQAEAANLIVYGTIQPGQGARPLLRNLTMANVMAPQWDQAGATPIINTVRVGVTGYQFRSMFTTAFGVIFPPIVFSDITATMRSAFGPPPAPAP encoded by the coding sequence ATGCGCAAGAACAAGCAAGGTGGCGTGGCGCTTGTCGAATTCGCGCTCATCCTGCCCTTCCTGCTGGTCCTGACGTTCACCACAACGGAGTTCGGCCGCGCGCTGTACGAGTACCAGGCGATCTCCAAGTCGGTGCGCGTGGCCGCGCGCTACCTCGCGACGCAGAACGTGGGCACGCACCAGGCCGAAGCCGCGAACCTCATCGTCTACGGGACGATCCAGCCGGGGCAGGGAGCGAGGCCCTTGCTGCGCAACCTGACGATGGCCAACGTCATGGCGCCGCAGTGGGACCAGGCCGGCGCCACGCCGATCATCAACACGGTGCGCGTCGGCGTGACCGGCTACCAGTTCCGCTCCATGTTCACGACCGCCTTCGGCGTGATATTTCCCCCCATCGTGTTTTCCGACATCACGGCCACGATGCGCAGCGCGTTCGGACCGCCGCCGGCGCCCGCCCCCTGA
- a CDS encoding TadE/TadG family type IV pilus assembly protein, protein MKIRQHGATAVEFALVLIAFLAVMLAILDFARMMFAWSSASEATRAGARYAAVCGNTGNAPAVVARMQALVPQITTANVAWDPPGCSPTTCVGVRVSVTGMNYNFMSPIAGLARVGAIPMPDFATYLTREDMRQDPNADTYCP, encoded by the coding sequence ATGAAGATCAGGCAGCACGGTGCCACCGCGGTCGAATTCGCGCTGGTGCTCATCGCCTTCCTCGCGGTCATGCTGGCCATCCTCGACTTCGCGCGGATGATGTTCGCCTGGAGCTCGGCCAGCGAGGCGACGCGCGCGGGGGCGCGTTACGCCGCCGTCTGCGGCAACACCGGCAATGCGCCCGCGGTCGTCGCGAGGATGCAGGCACTCGTCCCCCAGATCACCACCGCCAACGTCGCGTGGGACCCGCCGGGCTGCAGCCCCACCACGTGCGTCGGCGTGCGAGTGAGCGTCACCGGCATGAACTACAACTTCATGTCACCCATCGCCGGCCTGGCCCGCGTCGGAGCGATCCCGATGCCGGACTTCGCCACCTACCTGACGCGCGAGGACATGCGCCAGGATCCCAACGCCGACACGTACTGCCCGTGA
- a CDS encoding AAA family ATPase — MKIAAISPHPGHLQDIRQVAEGRGHAVVLHEGGKSRMRDIADRDRPDVMLVDGICCDVAELSHVEDVTARHPGTVVLLMCSIHTPEFLINSMRAGVREVLPSPAPREALEAALDRIESKLAASSPQKTGRVLAFVPCKGGSGATFLATNLAWQLAERGSVLLVDLNLQFGDALSFVHDGSATSTIANVARDIGRLDASLLAASTVKVAPNYSVLSAPEDMAQGVEVKPEHVEAILDVAVANYDFVVVDVARNLDTIAIRAFDHAWRIFGVMQSSLADLRNARRMLDAFRALGYPAERSELVVNRFERSAEIGVEEIQRALGGLTVRTVPNAYKDVSASINHADPIATSARSSSVAKALVDFAQSLSPRQEDARGLLGRLFRRA, encoded by the coding sequence ATGAAGATCGCAGCCATCTCGCCCCACCCCGGCCACCTGCAGGACATCCGCCAGGTCGCCGAGGGCCGGGGCCACGCCGTCGTGCTCCACGAAGGCGGCAAGAGCCGAATGCGCGACATCGCCGACCGCGACCGGCCGGACGTGATGCTGGTCGACGGCATCTGCTGCGACGTCGCCGAGCTGTCGCACGTCGAGGACGTCACCGCCCGCCATCCCGGCACGGTCGTCCTCCTGATGTGCTCCATCCACACGCCGGAGTTCCTGATCAACTCCATGCGGGCGGGCGTGCGCGAAGTATTGCCGTCGCCCGCACCGCGCGAGGCGCTCGAGGCCGCGCTCGACCGGATCGAGAGCAAGCTGGCCGCCAGTTCGCCGCAGAAGACCGGCCGCGTCCTCGCCTTCGTGCCGTGCAAGGGCGGCAGCGGCGCGACCTTCCTGGCGACCAACCTCGCCTGGCAGCTCGCCGAGCGCGGCAGCGTGCTGCTCGTCGACCTGAACCTGCAGTTCGGCGACGCGCTGTCCTTCGTGCACGACGGCTCGGCCACGTCGACGATCGCGAACGTCGCGCGCGACATCGGGCGCCTCGACGCTTCGCTGCTCGCCGCGAGCACGGTGAAGGTCGCCCCCAACTACAGCGTCCTCTCCGCGCCCGAAGACATGGCGCAGGGCGTGGAGGTCAAGCCCGAGCACGTCGAGGCGATCCTGGACGTCGCGGTCGCGAACTACGACTTCGTCGTGGTCGACGTGGCCCGGAACCTGGACACGATCGCGATCCGGGCCTTCGACCACGCCTGGCGCATCTTCGGCGTCATGCAGTCGTCCCTCGCGGACCTGCGCAACGCGCGCAGGATGCTGGACGCGTTCCGGGCCCTCGGCTACCCGGCCGAACGCTCCGAACTGGTCGTCAACCGCTTCGAGCGTTCCGCCGAGATCGGGGTCGAGGAGATCCAGCGGGCCCTCGGCGGGCTCACCGTGCGGACCGTGCCCAACGCGTACAAGGACGTCAGCGCGTCCATCAACCACGCCGACCCGATCGCCACGTCCGCGCGTTCCAGCAGCGTAGCCAAGGCGCTCGTGGACTTCGCGCAATCCCTGAGCCCGCGCCAGGAGGACGCTCGCGGCCTCCTCGGGCGCCTCTTCCGGAGAGCCTGA
- a CDS encoding CpaF family protein codes for MLTLRAKLNGGSAAAEPVLPTPAGSPAPAADSYKAIKGRIHLKLLDKFDLSALEMLSPDALRQEIATMVERLLQEEQAVVNDAERGTLIRDIQHEMLGFGPLELLMADPTVSDILVNSYSRIYVERRGRLELTNVTFTDEKHLLRIIDKIVSLVGRRIDESSPMVDARLPDGSRVNAVIPPIALDGPMMSIRRFGRTPLKMENLIGDSLKTMTPDMALMLEGLIKSKVNMLISGGTGAGKTTLLNILSGYIPEVERVVTIEDAAELQMQQPHVVRMETRPMNIEGKGEVTQRALVRNALRMRPDRIIIGEVRGAEAFDMLQAMNTGHEGSLTTIHANTPRDAIARLENMIGMANLNLPHKAARQQIASAITVVVQVLRLIDGRRKVTSIQEITGMEGEVITMQEIFTFRQTGIGKDSLVEGFFQATGVRPKFSDRLRAFGVVLPDGMFDPQRRLQ; via the coding sequence ATGCTGACCCTTCGCGCCAAGCTCAATGGCGGAAGCGCCGCCGCCGAGCCCGTGCTGCCGACGCCGGCCGGCTCGCCCGCGCCCGCGGCGGATTCGTACAAGGCCATCAAGGGACGCATCCACCTGAAACTGCTGGACAAGTTCGACCTGTCGGCGCTGGAGATGCTGTCGCCGGACGCGCTGCGCCAGGAAATCGCGACGATGGTCGAGCGCCTGCTGCAGGAGGAGCAGGCCGTCGTCAACGACGCCGAGCGCGGGACCCTGATCCGCGACATCCAGCACGAGATGCTCGGTTTCGGCCCGTTGGAACTGCTGATGGCCGACCCCACCGTCTCGGACATCTTGGTCAATTCGTACAGCCGGATCTACGTCGAGCGCCGCGGCCGGCTGGAGCTGACGAACGTCACGTTCACCGACGAGAAGCACCTGCTGCGGATCATCGACAAGATCGTGTCGCTGGTCGGCCGCCGCATCGACGAATCCAGCCCCATGGTCGACGCCCGCCTGCCCGACGGCTCGCGCGTCAACGCCGTCATCCCGCCGATCGCGCTGGACGGGCCGATGATGTCGATCCGCCGCTTCGGGCGCACGCCGCTGAAGATGGAGAACCTCATCGGCGACTCGCTCAAGACGATGACGCCGGACATGGCGCTGATGCTCGAGGGGCTGATCAAGTCCAAGGTCAACATGCTGATCTCCGGCGGCACGGGGGCCGGCAAGACCACGCTGCTGAACATCCTGTCCGGCTACATCCCGGAGGTGGAGCGGGTGGTGACCATCGAGGACGCGGCGGAACTGCAGATGCAGCAGCCGCACGTGGTCCGCATGGAAACCCGGCCGATGAACATCGAGGGCAAGGGCGAGGTGACCCAGCGCGCCCTCGTGCGCAACGCGCTGCGAATGCGCCCCGACCGCATCATCATTGGCGAGGTGCGCGGAGCGGAAGCCTTCGACATGCTGCAGGCCATGAACACCGGCCACGAGGGCTCGCTCACCACGATCCACGCCAACACGCCACGCGACGCCATCGCGCGACTGGAGAACATGATTGGCATGGCGAACCTGAACCTGCCGCACAAGGCAGCGCGGCAGCAGATTGCCTCGGCGATCACGGTGGTCGTGCAGGTGCTCCGCCTGATCGACGGCCGGCGCAAGGTGACCAGCATCCAGGAGATCACCGGCATGGAAGGCGAGGTGATCACGATGCAGGAGATCTTCACGTTCCGGCAGACCGGCATCGGCAAGGACAGCCTGGTGGAGGGCTTCTTCCAGGCCACGGGCGTGCGGCCCAAGTTCAGCGACCGCCTGCGCGCGTTCGGGGTGGTGCTGCCCGACGGGATGTTCGACCCGCAGCGGCGGCTGCAGTGA
- a CDS encoding type II secretion system F family protein has protein sequence MQNLGNNEFLVLVVLAFTATLLLIESLYLLWRSSRGAEATRLKRRLASLAATRDRSGQSQLLKQRMLSELPAFERTLQRMPRMRHLDRMLQQSGLSWTVSGVLLAMVGCTVVGWTLADQLINFSGFLKPAMAAVAGSLPLLYVLRARSRRLATIERQLPDTLDLMTRALRAGHAFTAALKMAGEETAEPIAGEFRTVHDQMNFGVSMHQALTNLSERVQITDLRYFVVAVLIQRESGGNLTEILTGLSSLIRQRAKLLAKVKVLSSEGRLSAWILGLMPFALAFVLNLANPKFMSVLWTDPLGITIVKYMLVLMALGAVLMRKIVRIRV, from the coding sequence ATGCAGAACCTCGGCAACAACGAGTTCCTGGTGCTGGTGGTGCTCGCCTTCACGGCCACCTTGCTCCTGATCGAGAGCCTGTACCTGCTCTGGAGATCGTCCAGGGGCGCGGAGGCCACCCGCCTGAAGCGACGCCTGGCGTCGCTGGCCGCGACCAGGGACCGCAGCGGGCAGAGCCAGCTCCTCAAACAGCGCATGCTGAGCGAGCTGCCCGCCTTCGAGCGGACACTGCAGCGCATGCCGCGGATGCGGCACCTTGATCGCATGCTGCAGCAGTCGGGGCTGAGCTGGACGGTCTCCGGCGTGCTGCTGGCGATGGTGGGGTGCACCGTCGTCGGGTGGACGCTGGCCGACCAGCTGATCAACTTCTCGGGATTCCTCAAGCCCGCCATGGCCGCCGTTGCCGGCTCGTTGCCGCTGCTGTACGTGCTGCGTGCGCGGTCGCGCCGGCTGGCCACCATCGAGCGGCAGCTCCCCGACACCTTGGACCTCATGACGCGCGCGCTGCGCGCCGGCCATGCATTCACCGCGGCGCTGAAGATGGCCGGGGAGGAGACGGCGGAGCCCATCGCGGGCGAGTTCCGCACCGTGCACGACCAGATGAATTTCGGCGTCTCCATGCACCAGGCGCTGACGAACCTGAGCGAACGCGTCCAGATCACCGACCTGCGCTACTTCGTCGTCGCGGTGCTGATCCAGCGCGAGTCCGGTGGCAACCTGACCGAGATCCTCACCGGCCTGAGCAGCCTGATCCGCCAGCGCGCCAAGCTGCTGGCCAAGGTCAAGGTGCTCTCGTCGGAAGGCCGGCTGTCCGCCTGGATCCTCGGACTGATGCCGTTCGCCCTCGCGTTCGTCCTGAACCTGGCCAACCCCAAGTTCATGAGCGTGCTGTGGACCGATCCACTCGGCATCACGATCGTCAAGTACATGCTGGTCCTGATGGCGCTGGGCGCGGTGCTCATGCGCAAGATCGTCCGCATCCGGGTCTAG
- a CDS encoding type II secretion system F family protein: MIVISALVFLCVVLAAAAAVAYYTPTRTQRRLSGFAPAAPDSTWTETFVRVAGPFARLAAPRGDWANSPLRQRFLNAGFRRDDARMLYFGAKAALPLLFAGLTFVLLRTFGTASGLTLLLVVLVSALFGCYLPNLVVHFKRKERQREIFETFPDAADLMLVCVEAGLGLDAGLVKVAEEIRRKSVALAEELHLTNLEMRAGGTREQALRNLALRTGIEEIGTFATMLTQADKFGTSVADSLRVFSDDLRYKRQVAAEERAAKIPTKMLVPLVLFIFPSVIMVVLGPALITIIRTVLPMLTRGR; encoded by the coding sequence ATGATCGTCATCTCCGCGCTCGTCTTCCTTTGCGTGGTCCTCGCCGCGGCGGCCGCCGTCGCGTACTACACGCCGACGCGCACCCAGCGGCGCCTCAGCGGGTTCGCGCCGGCCGCGCCCGACTCGACCTGGACCGAGACCTTCGTCAGGGTGGCCGGCCCGTTCGCGAGGCTCGCGGCCCCGCGCGGTGACTGGGCCAACTCGCCACTACGCCAGAGATTCCTCAACGCCGGCTTCCGCCGCGACGACGCGCGGATGCTGTACTTCGGTGCGAAGGCCGCCCTGCCCCTGCTCTTCGCCGGCCTGACCTTCGTGCTGCTGCGCACCTTCGGCACCGCCTCCGGACTGACCCTCCTGCTGGTGGTTCTGGTCAGCGCCCTGTTCGGCTGCTACCTGCCGAACCTCGTCGTCCACTTCAAGCGCAAGGAACGCCAGCGCGAGATCTTCGAAACCTTCCCGGACGCCGCCGACCTGATGCTCGTCTGCGTCGAGGCGGGGCTGGGGCTGGACGCGGGCCTCGTCAAGGTCGCCGAGGAGATCCGGCGCAAGAGCGTGGCGCTGGCGGAGGAGCTGCACCTGACCAACCTCGAGATGCGCGCCGGCGGCACGCGCGAGCAGGCGCTGCGCAACCTGGCCCTGCGCACCGGCATCGAGGAGATCGGCACCTTCGCCACGATGCTCACGCAGGCGGACAAGTTCGGCACCAGCGTCGCCGACTCGCTGCGCGTGTTCTCGGACGACCTGCGCTACAAGAGGCAGGTGGCCGCGGAGGAGCGGGCAGCCAAGATCCCGACCAAGATGCTGGTCCCGCTGGTGCTGTTCATCTTCCCGTCCGTGATCATGGTCGTCCTGGGGCCGGCCCTGATCACCATCATCCGGACGGTCCTGCCGATGCTGACTCGTGGCCGGTGA